In Quercus robur chromosome 10, dhQueRobu3.1, whole genome shotgun sequence, a genomic segment contains:
- the LOC126702127 gene encoding disease resistance protein RUN1-like isoform X1 yields the protein MATQIASSSSSSSSSSSSSWKYDVFLSFCGFDTRKTFTDHLYTALKQKGIITFRDDEELERGKYISAELLKAIEESKYAIVVLSPNYASSRWCLIELAKIVGCMKVIGLTVLPVFYHLDPSDVRNQMGTLVEAFAKHEKDPKVSTEDVQAWKGALKEVGNISGWHLHDRHESIVIQEILKSIFTELNCKFSSTDSKDLVGIDSRVKEMLDLYLNEGLSSVRFVGICGMGGMGKTTLAEEIYKKISSNFETSIFIANIREETKNQCLVSLQKQLLSKILMESKINIWDVREGVNLLGNRLRNKKVLIVLDDVDREEQLEALAGKHDWYGLGSRIIVTSRDSHLLRRHGMDDIYIAKGLNDDEALELFSCRAFKKPHPEENYGDLSKDFVNYANGLPLALKVLGSALFGRRMDAWKSARDKLKAELDSNIMDILQINFDGLMDTQKELFLDIACFFKGEDVYCKRDILESFGYYPDYNIDVLMDKCLITINEMGTLWMHDLLQEMGQEIVRRESPREPGGRSRLWLYDDILHVLKNNTGTEVVEGIVLKIPIHKEEQLNAEAFSKMKKLRLLKIGNVQAPQGLIRGNVQLLQGQIKGNVQLPQGLNYLPNELRIIEWHGYPLKSMPRSFEPNKLVEFIMHCSNIKQLWKGTMQNLDGLKLIDLSDSQNLIETPNLSGVPNLKQLILRHCTRLYKIHESLGNLKLLIRLDLNGCERLESFPHKINLESLEIFVLSGCSRLKKFPEIVGNMSRLSELYLNKTAIKDLPLFVEHLTGLIKLDLGYCKNLSSLPDAICSLTSLKTLSLSGCSKLYKLPENLGNLEGLEELDLSETAIRELPSLNYLKVLHLHGCKELSPKSSNKFLSFPLMHRRRSPNPMAMLEHSLSGLWSLTDLDLSYCNLQAIPYIVGSMSSLENLNLRGNNFVCLPKSIIELSKLQRLHLSGCTSLQSLPKLPLSIKAIDATECTSLETLSFRPEDEFHPEFCLLNCDKLIENQGYSDMLLTMLRRYVIKKHCKLDGESCGFQIPGSEIPNWFSHQSVGESISAQVPSDLCNKLMGIAICVVFIFQEHHPVNQPNWRYSKITHELVCS from the exons ATGGCCACTCAAATagcttcctcttcctcttcctcttcctcttcctcttcttcttcttggaaATATGATGTCTTCCTTAGTTTTTGCGGTTTTGACACCCGCAAGACTTTTACAGACCATCTTTATACTGCTTTGAAACAGAAAGGTATTATCACCTTTAGGGATGATGAGGAACTTGAGCGAGGAAAATATATTTCTGCAGAACTCTTGAAAGCAATAGAAGAGTCCAAGTATGCGATCGTTGTTCTCTCACCAAACTACGCTTCTTCAAGGTGGTGCTTGATTGAACTAGCAAAGATTGTTGGATGCATGAAGGTGATCGGGTTGACAGTTTTGCCGGTATTTTACCATTTGGATCCCTCTGATGTACGGAACCAGATGGGAACTCTCGTTGAAGCCTTTGCTAAACATGAAAAAGATCCTAAGGTCAGCACTGAAGATGTACAAGCATGGAAAGGTGCTTTGAAAGAAGTGGGCAATATCTCCGGATGGCATTTACATGATAG GCATGAATCAATAGTTATCCAAGAAATTCTTAAAAGCATATTTACTGAATTGAATTGCAAATTCTCAAGTACTGATTCTAAGGACCTTGTTGGAATAGACTCCCGTGTGAAAGAAATGTTGGATCTATATTTGAATGAAGGGTTGAGTAGTGTTCGCTTTGTAGGGATTTGCGGGATGGGAGGAATGGGTAAAACAACTCTCGCAgaagaaatttataaaaaaatttctagtaaCTTTGAAACTAGCATCTTTATTGCTAATATTAGAGAAGAAACTAAAAATCAATGTCTAGTTTCTTTACAAAAACAACTTCTTTCTAAAATCCTTATGGAAAGCAAGATAAACATATGGGATGTTCGTGAGGGAGTCAATCTTTTAGGGAACAGATTACGTAATAAGAAGGTTCTTattgttcttgatgatgtggacAGAGAAGAACAACTAGAAGCATTAGCAGGGAAACATGATTGGTATGGTCTAGGGAGTAGAATTATTGTAACAAGTAGAGATAGCCATTTGTTGAGAAGACATGGAatggatgatatatatatagctaaagGGTTGAATGATGATGAAGCTTTGGAGCTTTTTAGTTGTAGAGCTTTCAAGAAACCCCATCCTGAGGAAAATTATGGGGATTTGTCTAAGGATTTTGTGAATTATGCTAATGGCCTTCCTTTAGCACTTAAAGTATTAGGTTCTGCATTATTTGGTAGAAGAATGGATGCATGGAAGAGTGCACGAGATAAACTAAAAGCAGAACTTGATAGCAACATTATGGATATActtcaaataaattttgatgggCTAATGGATACACAAAAAGAACTATTTTtagatattgcatgtttcttcaAAGGAGAGGATGTATATTGCAAAAGAGATATACTTGAAAGTTTTGGTTACTATCCAGACTATAATATTGATGTTCTTATGGACAAATGTCTCATTACCATTAATGAAATGGGAACTTTgtggatgcatgatttgctaCAAGAAATGGGTCAAGAAATTGTTCGTCGTGAATCTCCTAGAGAGCCGGGTGGACGTAGTAGGTTGTGGCTATATGACGATATCCTTCATGTGTTGAAGAATAATACA GGAACAGAGGTAGTTGAAGGCATAGTTCTAAAAATACCTATTCATAAAGAGGAACAATTGAATGCTGAAGCCTTCtcaaagatgaaaaaattgAGATTGCTTAAAATTGGTAATGTGCAAGCTCCACAAGGCCTCATTAGAGGTAATGTGCAACTACTACAAGGCCAAATTAAAGGTAATGTGCAACTTCCACAAGGACTCAATTATCTCCCTAATGAGTTACGCATTATAGAATGGCATGGATATCCTTTAAAATCTATGCCCAGAAGTTTCGAACCAAACAAACTTGTTGAATTCATAATGCATTGCAGCAACATCAAACAACTGTGGAAAGGAACTATG CAGAATTTAGACGGGTTAAAACTCATAGACTTGAGTGACTCTCAAAACTTGATTGAAACCCCGAACCTTAGTGGAGTCCCAAATCTTAAGCAACTAATTCTTCGACATTGCACAAGATTGTATAAGATTCATGAATCTCTTGGAAATCTTAAATTGCTTATTCGATTGGATCTGAATGGTTGCGAACGCCTTGAAAGCTTTCCACACAAGATCAACTTGGAAtctcttgaaatttttgttctttctggTTGTTCAAGATTGAAGAAGTTTCCTGAGATTGTGGGAAATATGTCACGTTTGTCAGAGCTTTATTTGAACAAGACTGCTATCAAAGATCTACCATTATTTGTGGAGCATTTAACTGGGCTTATTAAATTGGATTTAGGATACTGCAAAAACCTTTCAAGTCTTCCTGATGCCATTTGTAGTTTGACGTCTCTAAAAACTCTTAGTTTATCTGGCTGCTCAAAACTTTACAAATTACCAGAGAACTTGGGGAATCTTGAAGGTTTGGAGGAGCTTGATCTAAGTGAAACTGCTATAAGAGAGCTACCTTCCTTAAATTATCTAAAAGTACTACATCTACATGGATGTAAAGAGTTATCACCTAAATCATCAAATAAGTTCCTCAGTTTTCCTTTAATGCACAGAAGAAGAAGTCCAAATCCCATGGCTATGTTAGAGCATTCTTTATCTGGCTTATGGTCTTTGACCGATCTGGATCTAAGTTATTGCAATCTTCAAGCAATTCCTTATATTGTTGGCTCCATGTCAtctttagaaaatttaaatctaagaggaaataattttgtttgccTTCCTAAAAGCATCATTGAACTATCTAAACTGCAAAGGCTTCATTTGAGTGGTTGCACGAGTCTTCAATCATTGCCCAAGCTTCCATTAAGTATTAAAGCAATTGATGCAACAGAGTGTACCTCATTGGAAACATTATCATTCAGACCAGAAGATGAGTTTCATCCAGAATTTTGTCTTCTCAATTGTGACAAATTGATTGAGAATCAAGGCTACAGTGACATGTTGTTAACAATGTTAAGACGTTATGTCAtcaag AAACACTGTAAGCTAGACGGAGAGTCATGTGGTTTCCAAATTCCTGGAAGTGAAATTCCAAATTGGTTTAGCCATCAAAGTGTGGGAGAGTCAATAAGTGCACAAGTGCCATCAGATTTATGTAATAAATTGATGGGAATTGCTATATGTGTTGTTTTTATATTCCAAGAGCATCATCCAGTTAACCAACCTAATTGGAGATATTCCAAAATTACACATGAGCTTGTGTGTTCTTAG
- the LOC126702128 gene encoding stearoyl-[acyl-carrier-protein] 9-desaturase, chloroplastic-like isoform X2, whose product MPPKKVEIFKSMENWAKNNVLTLLKPVKECWQPQDFLPDPTSNGFIEQVHELRKRTRDIPDEYFVALVGDMITEEALPTYQTRINSIECFHDEIGVDNTPWAIWNRAWSAEENRHGDLLNKYLFLSGRVDIKQIEKTTQYLIRSGMDIGTGEDPYLSTIYTSFQERAAFISHGNTAKLAMQHGDVKLAQVCGIIASDEKRHESAYTKIAEKLFEIDPNEMVIAFADMMRRKISMPAHLMYDGHDHNLFDHYAIVASRIGVYTARDYREILELLVAKWKVEKLTGLTSEGREAQDYVCRLTQRMRRLEERAIAKAQKAPTIPFSWISGRVV is encoded by the exons ATGCCACCTAAGAaggttgaaattttcaaatctatGGAGAATTGGGCTAAAAACAATGTCCTAACTCTCCTAAAACCTGTCAAGGAATGTTGGCAACCACAAGATTTTTTGCCAGATCCTACCTCAAATGGATTTATTGAGCAAGTCCATGAACTAAGAAAGAGAACAAGAGACATTCCAGATGAGTACTTTGTTGCCTTAGTTGGTGATATGATCACAGAAGAAGCCCTTCCAACTTACCAAACTCGAATTAATTCCATAGAATGTTTTCATGATGAAATAGGTGTAGATAACACTCCTTGGGCAATTTGGAATAGGGCATGGAGTGCAGAAGAAAACAGACATGGTGATCTTCTCAATAAATACCTTTTCCTTTCTGGAAGAGTGGACATAAAACAAATTGAGAAGACAACACAATACTTGATTCGGTCAGGAATG GATATTGGCACCGGGGAAGATCCATACCTTTCGACCATTTACACATCATTTCAAGAACGAGCGGCATTTATCTCCCATGGGAACACAGCCAAGCTGGCCATGCAACATGGGGACGTAAAGCTTGCCCAAGTATGTGGTATAATTGCTTCGGATGAGAAGCGCCATGAAAGTGCTTATACAAAAATAGCTGAGAAGCTTTTTGAGATCGATCCAAATGAAATGGTCATAGCCTTTGCAGACATGATGAGGAGGAAAATCTCAATGCCAGCCCATTTGATGTATGATGGCCATGACCATAATCTTTTTGATCACTATGCAATTGTTGCATCAAGGATTGGGGTCTACACAGCTAGGGACTATAGAGAAATTTTGGAACTTTTGGTGGCTAAATGGAAGGTAGAGAAGCTAACTGGACTTACAAGTGAGGGACGAGAAGCCCAAGACTACGTATGTAGGTTGACTCAAAGGATGAGAAGGCTAGAGGAGAGAGCTATTGCAAAGGCCCAAAAAGCACCCACCATTCCTTTCAGCTGGATTTCTGGTAGAGTGGTATAG
- the LOC126702128 gene encoding stearoyl-[acyl-carrier-protein] 9-desaturase, chloroplastic-like isoform X1 produces MALILNSFNFCFFPSTLALSLMRTQRSPKFSMTSPLFSNKKGAEGGLDHLGEFNVSLACSMPPKKVEIFKSMENWAKNNVLTLLKPVKECWQPQDFLPDPTSNGFIEQVHELRKRTRDIPDEYFVALVGDMITEEALPTYQTRINSIECFHDEIGVDNTPWAIWNRAWSAEENRHGDLLNKYLFLSGRVDIKQIEKTTQYLIRSGMDIGTGEDPYLSTIYTSFQERAAFISHGNTAKLAMQHGDVKLAQVCGIIASDEKRHESAYTKIAEKLFEIDPNEMVIAFADMMRRKISMPAHLMYDGHDHNLFDHYAIVASRIGVYTARDYREILELLVAKWKVEKLTGLTSEGREAQDYVCRLTQRMRRLEERAIAKAQKAPTIPFSWISGRVV; encoded by the exons ATGGCTTTAATACTCAACTCCTTCAACTTTTGCTTTTTTCCTTCAACACTTGCTCTCTCACTGATGAGAACTCAGAGATCTCCTAAGTTTTCCATGACTTCCCCCCTCTTCTCCAACAAGAA AGGAGCAGAAGGGGGTTTAGACCATCTTGGTGAATTCAATGTGAGCCTGGCTTGCTCCATGCCACCTAAGAaggttgaaattttcaaatctatGGAGAATTGGGCTAAAAACAATGTCCTAACTCTCCTAAAACCTGTCAAGGAATGTTGGCAACCACAAGATTTTTTGCCAGATCCTACCTCAAATGGATTTATTGAGCAAGTCCATGAACTAAGAAAGAGAACAAGAGACATTCCAGATGAGTACTTTGTTGCCTTAGTTGGTGATATGATCACAGAAGAAGCCCTTCCAACTTACCAAACTCGAATTAATTCCATAGAATGTTTTCATGATGAAATAGGTGTAGATAACACTCCTTGGGCAATTTGGAATAGGGCATGGAGTGCAGAAGAAAACAGACATGGTGATCTTCTCAATAAATACCTTTTCCTTTCTGGAAGAGTGGACATAAAACAAATTGAGAAGACAACACAATACTTGATTCGGTCAGGAATG GATATTGGCACCGGGGAAGATCCATACCTTTCGACCATTTACACATCATTTCAAGAACGAGCGGCATTTATCTCCCATGGGAACACAGCCAAGCTGGCCATGCAACATGGGGACGTAAAGCTTGCCCAAGTATGTGGTATAATTGCTTCGGATGAGAAGCGCCATGAAAGTGCTTATACAAAAATAGCTGAGAAGCTTTTTGAGATCGATCCAAATGAAATGGTCATAGCCTTTGCAGACATGATGAGGAGGAAAATCTCAATGCCAGCCCATTTGATGTATGATGGCCATGACCATAATCTTTTTGATCACTATGCAATTGTTGCATCAAGGATTGGGGTCTACACAGCTAGGGACTATAGAGAAATTTTGGAACTTTTGGTGGCTAAATGGAAGGTAGAGAAGCTAACTGGACTTACAAGTGAGGGACGAGAAGCCCAAGACTACGTATGTAGGTTGACTCAAAGGATGAGAAGGCTAGAGGAGAGAGCTATTGCAAAGGCCCAAAAAGCACCCACCATTCCTTTCAGCTGGATTTCTGGTAGAGTGGTATAG
- the LOC126702127 gene encoding disease resistance protein RUN1-like isoform X2, producing the protein MATQIASSSSSSSSSSSSSWKYDVFLSFCGFDTRKTFTDHLYTALKQKGIITFRDDEELERGKYISAELLKAIEESKYAIVVLSPNYASSRWCLIELAKIVGCMKVIGLTVLPVFYHLDPSDVRNQMGTLVEAFAKHEKDPKVSTEDVQAWKGALKEVGNISGWHLHDRHESIVIQEILKSIFTELNCKFSSTDSKDLVGIDSRVKEMLDLYLNEGLSSVRFVGICGMGGMGKTTLAEEIYKKISSNFETSIFIANIREETKNQCLVSLQKQLLSKILMESKINIWDVREGVNLLGNRLRNKKVLIVLDDVDREEQLEALAGKHDWYGLGSRIIVTSRDSHLLRRHGMDDIYIAKGLNDDEALELFSCRAFKKPHPEENYGDLSKDFVNYANGLPLALKVLGSALFGRRMDAWKSARDKLKAELDSNIMDILQINFDGLMDTQKELFLDIACFFKGEDVYCKRDILESFGYYPDYNIDVLMDKCLITINEMGTLWMHDLLQEMGQEIVRRESPREPGGRSRLWLYDDILHVLKNNTGTEVVEGIVLKIPIHKEEQLNAEAFSKMKKLRLLKIGNVQAPQGLIRGNVQLLQGQIKGNVQLPQGLNYLPNELRIIEWHGYPLKSMPRSFEPNKLVEFIMHCSNIKQLWKGTMNLDGLKLIDLSDSQNLIETPNLSGVPNLKQLILRHCTRLYKIHESLGNLKLLIRLDLNGCERLESFPHKINLESLEIFVLSGCSRLKKFPEIVGNMSRLSELYLNKTAIKDLPLFVEHLTGLIKLDLGYCKNLSSLPDAICSLTSLKTLSLSGCSKLYKLPENLGNLEGLEELDLSETAIRELPSLNYLKVLHLHGCKELSPKSSNKFLSFPLMHRRRSPNPMAMLEHSLSGLWSLTDLDLSYCNLQAIPYIVGSMSSLENLNLRGNNFVCLPKSIIELSKLQRLHLSGCTSLQSLPKLPLSIKAIDATECTSLETLSFRPEDEFHPEFCLLNCDKLIENQGYSDMLLTMLRRYVIKKHCKLDGESCGFQIPGSEIPNWFSHQSVGESISAQVPSDLCNKLMGIAICVVFIFQEHHPVNQPNWRYSKITHELVCS; encoded by the exons ATGGCCACTCAAATagcttcctcttcctcttcctcttcctcttcctcttcttcttcttggaaATATGATGTCTTCCTTAGTTTTTGCGGTTTTGACACCCGCAAGACTTTTACAGACCATCTTTATACTGCTTTGAAACAGAAAGGTATTATCACCTTTAGGGATGATGAGGAACTTGAGCGAGGAAAATATATTTCTGCAGAACTCTTGAAAGCAATAGAAGAGTCCAAGTATGCGATCGTTGTTCTCTCACCAAACTACGCTTCTTCAAGGTGGTGCTTGATTGAACTAGCAAAGATTGTTGGATGCATGAAGGTGATCGGGTTGACAGTTTTGCCGGTATTTTACCATTTGGATCCCTCTGATGTACGGAACCAGATGGGAACTCTCGTTGAAGCCTTTGCTAAACATGAAAAAGATCCTAAGGTCAGCACTGAAGATGTACAAGCATGGAAAGGTGCTTTGAAAGAAGTGGGCAATATCTCCGGATGGCATTTACATGATAG GCATGAATCAATAGTTATCCAAGAAATTCTTAAAAGCATATTTACTGAATTGAATTGCAAATTCTCAAGTACTGATTCTAAGGACCTTGTTGGAATAGACTCCCGTGTGAAAGAAATGTTGGATCTATATTTGAATGAAGGGTTGAGTAGTGTTCGCTTTGTAGGGATTTGCGGGATGGGAGGAATGGGTAAAACAACTCTCGCAgaagaaatttataaaaaaatttctagtaaCTTTGAAACTAGCATCTTTATTGCTAATATTAGAGAAGAAACTAAAAATCAATGTCTAGTTTCTTTACAAAAACAACTTCTTTCTAAAATCCTTATGGAAAGCAAGATAAACATATGGGATGTTCGTGAGGGAGTCAATCTTTTAGGGAACAGATTACGTAATAAGAAGGTTCTTattgttcttgatgatgtggacAGAGAAGAACAACTAGAAGCATTAGCAGGGAAACATGATTGGTATGGTCTAGGGAGTAGAATTATTGTAACAAGTAGAGATAGCCATTTGTTGAGAAGACATGGAatggatgatatatatatagctaaagGGTTGAATGATGATGAAGCTTTGGAGCTTTTTAGTTGTAGAGCTTTCAAGAAACCCCATCCTGAGGAAAATTATGGGGATTTGTCTAAGGATTTTGTGAATTATGCTAATGGCCTTCCTTTAGCACTTAAAGTATTAGGTTCTGCATTATTTGGTAGAAGAATGGATGCATGGAAGAGTGCACGAGATAAACTAAAAGCAGAACTTGATAGCAACATTATGGATATActtcaaataaattttgatgggCTAATGGATACACAAAAAGAACTATTTTtagatattgcatgtttcttcaAAGGAGAGGATGTATATTGCAAAAGAGATATACTTGAAAGTTTTGGTTACTATCCAGACTATAATATTGATGTTCTTATGGACAAATGTCTCATTACCATTAATGAAATGGGAACTTTgtggatgcatgatttgctaCAAGAAATGGGTCAAGAAATTGTTCGTCGTGAATCTCCTAGAGAGCCGGGTGGACGTAGTAGGTTGTGGCTATATGACGATATCCTTCATGTGTTGAAGAATAATACA GGAACAGAGGTAGTTGAAGGCATAGTTCTAAAAATACCTATTCATAAAGAGGAACAATTGAATGCTGAAGCCTTCtcaaagatgaaaaaattgAGATTGCTTAAAATTGGTAATGTGCAAGCTCCACAAGGCCTCATTAGAGGTAATGTGCAACTACTACAAGGCCAAATTAAAGGTAATGTGCAACTTCCACAAGGACTCAATTATCTCCCTAATGAGTTACGCATTATAGAATGGCATGGATATCCTTTAAAATCTATGCCCAGAAGTTTCGAACCAAACAAACTTGTTGAATTCATAATGCATTGCAGCAACATCAAACAACTGTGGAAAGGAACTATG AATTTAGACGGGTTAAAACTCATAGACTTGAGTGACTCTCAAAACTTGATTGAAACCCCGAACCTTAGTGGAGTCCCAAATCTTAAGCAACTAATTCTTCGACATTGCACAAGATTGTATAAGATTCATGAATCTCTTGGAAATCTTAAATTGCTTATTCGATTGGATCTGAATGGTTGCGAACGCCTTGAAAGCTTTCCACACAAGATCAACTTGGAAtctcttgaaatttttgttctttctggTTGTTCAAGATTGAAGAAGTTTCCTGAGATTGTGGGAAATATGTCACGTTTGTCAGAGCTTTATTTGAACAAGACTGCTATCAAAGATCTACCATTATTTGTGGAGCATTTAACTGGGCTTATTAAATTGGATTTAGGATACTGCAAAAACCTTTCAAGTCTTCCTGATGCCATTTGTAGTTTGACGTCTCTAAAAACTCTTAGTTTATCTGGCTGCTCAAAACTTTACAAATTACCAGAGAACTTGGGGAATCTTGAAGGTTTGGAGGAGCTTGATCTAAGTGAAACTGCTATAAGAGAGCTACCTTCCTTAAATTATCTAAAAGTACTACATCTACATGGATGTAAAGAGTTATCACCTAAATCATCAAATAAGTTCCTCAGTTTTCCTTTAATGCACAGAAGAAGAAGTCCAAATCCCATGGCTATGTTAGAGCATTCTTTATCTGGCTTATGGTCTTTGACCGATCTGGATCTAAGTTATTGCAATCTTCAAGCAATTCCTTATATTGTTGGCTCCATGTCAtctttagaaaatttaaatctaagaggaaataattttgtttgccTTCCTAAAAGCATCATTGAACTATCTAAACTGCAAAGGCTTCATTTGAGTGGTTGCACGAGTCTTCAATCATTGCCCAAGCTTCCATTAAGTATTAAAGCAATTGATGCAACAGAGTGTACCTCATTGGAAACATTATCATTCAGACCAGAAGATGAGTTTCATCCAGAATTTTGTCTTCTCAATTGTGACAAATTGATTGAGAATCAAGGCTACAGTGACATGTTGTTAACAATGTTAAGACGTTATGTCAtcaag AAACACTGTAAGCTAGACGGAGAGTCATGTGGTTTCCAAATTCCTGGAAGTGAAATTCCAAATTGGTTTAGCCATCAAAGTGTGGGAGAGTCAATAAGTGCACAAGTGCCATCAGATTTATGTAATAAATTGATGGGAATTGCTATATGTGTTGTTTTTATATTCCAAGAGCATCATCCAGTTAACCAACCTAATTGGAGATATTCCAAAATTACACATGAGCTTGTGTGTTCTTAG